actaataattacacatgttccagagacggtgctaatatttacacatgttccagagacggggctaatatttacacatgttccagagacggtgctactatttacacatgttccagagacggtgctaatatttacacatgtttCAGAGACGGggctaatatttacacatgttccagagacggGGCTAATATtacacatgttccagagacggtgctaatatttacacatgtttCAGAGATGGGGCTAATATTTACACATATTtgagagacggtgctaatatttacacataTTTCAGAGACGCggctaatatttacacatgtttcagagacggtgctaatatttacacgtGGTCCAGAGACGGggctaatatttacacatgtttCAGAGACGCGGCTAATATGTACACGTgacccagagacggtgctaatattaaCACGTGTTTTTTTAGGCTGTACTTTTTTTTACAAGTGTTcccgagacggtactaatatttaaagtgtGCTAGAGAtgtcactaatatttacaggcgtcCTGAGATGGGACAAATGTTTACAAGGGCTCCACAACCCATACTATTATTTCGGACAATCCGGAGACTGTACAAATAATTACATGGGattcagagtcggtactaatatttacagaggatccaaagacggtaccaatatttacagtggttccagagatggtactaatattttcaggggttccAGCGATGGTGCTAACagctacaggggatccagagactgataatagttgcaggggatccagagattgtagtaatatttacagcggatccacgggctgtactattatttacagcgCATCTAGAGACTGTACTATTAATTatatgggatccagagactgtactaatatttacaggggatccggagactgcactaatatttacaggggatccagagactgtactagtaTTTATAGGTGGTTCCAGAGATGTTATTATTGTTTACAGAGGGTCCCAACTTGATCTAAAATTTCCATCTTTATTTCCCTTATTACAGTTAATTTATTGACAATGGTGATCCTATCTCGTGGAaaatgcggtctctccaaatgtgtcactcgctacctggtgtccatggcagcggcggatctactggtcgttatcatcgatctgatattgaggcagattcccaTTATTTATCGTAAACTGTTCGCATTTCTACGTCACtttcccgtgtgtaatatccacgccgccctgctttatgcagtcacggactgttctgtctggttcaccgtcacttttacctttgatcgatttgtggccatttgttgccagaagctgaaaactaaatattgcaccgagaaaacggcaaatgtggttctgggaacagtgagtgtgctgagctgttcAAAGAAtattttctggtactttatgttcgaAGGTCGATATTTGCTTTCCAATAACCCTTGGTTTTGTATTGATGTAACGGGTGTTTCAACGTCACCGATATGGGCAgtaatcgaactccttcattatatcctCAACCCGTGTGTCCCATTTATTCTGATTCTGTTCCTCAATGTTTTAacagtcagacacattttagtggccagcagagcccgcaggagactccggggtcacaaCAGTGGGGACggtcccagagacccagagatggagagtcgcaggaaatcaatgattttactgtttgttatatcaggAAACTTTATCGTGTTGTGGGTGGTGTTTATGTTATATTCTATCAATCGACGATTGTTGTATTTGGCGCGAACGTCTGTAATTCTACATCCACTTTTTCAAGAAgtgggatttatgctccagctcctgagttgctgcacaaacacctgtatttatgccgtgacccaggCGAAATTCAGAGAGCAATTGAAGaacgtggtgaaatatccctttactgcaattgttaaattaattaaatagtgCGAAGATCTGAAGACTGCAGAGTGAGATCTGTGTCATTCCGACAGGCTGCGGTGCTGCAAACACTGGGTATttatgtacataagaacataagtacataagaaataggagcaggagtaggccaatcggcgcctcgagcctgctccgccattcaataaaatcatggttgatctgatcctaacctcaaatctaaattcatgtccaatttcgtgcccgctccccgtaacccctaattccctttacttccaggaaactgtcgatttctgttttaaatttatgtaatgatgtagcttccacagcttcctggggcagcaaattccacagatctactattctctgagtgaagaagtttctcctcatcgcagttttgaaagagctaagattatgccccctcgcactagtttcacccatccttgggaacatccttaccgcatccacccgatcaagccccttcacaatttgaaatgtttcaataagatcgcctcccattcttctgaactccaatgagtagagtcccaatctactcaacctctcctcatatgtccgccccctcatccccgggattgaccgagtgaaccttcgttgtactgcctcgagagcaagtatgtcttttcttaagtaaggagaccacaaatgtatgcagtattccaggtgcggtctcaccaataccttatataactgcagcaatacctccctgtttttatattctatccccctagcaataaaagccaacaatgTAAGTGCTGAAACGTTTGTATCCTGAGGCTATTGATAGACTCATTGTACAGATCTTGTCAAAGTGTGTGTCACATGCAAGGACAAGTTGTAAAATAACATGTGGTCATCTATCGCAAAAAATGTTTGTCCATATGGGATTAATTAAAAGGTAATTAAGTAAACAGCAACACACGCTGACGGTGACCAGAGTGTGAATGGGCGGGAGGTCGAGGAGATTCCACGACTGTATTTGTCGGTGATCaatgtgttaatggggtgagaggTAGAGGAGACCCCGGTACTGTTGGTGCCGGTGGTCAgtctgttaatggggcgggaaatacacgagatcccgggactgtaggtcccggtgatcagtgtgtgaatggggcgggagaaacatagaaacagagaaaacaggagcaggtgaaggcctttcggcacttcgagcctgctccgccattcaatataataatggctgatctgaatatctatttcaataccattttcccactctctctctccgtcccccttgatgccttttctgtccagaaatctatttagctccttcttaaatctattcagtgaattg
Above is a genomic segment from Heptranchias perlo isolate sHepPer1 unplaced genomic scaffold, sHepPer1.hap1 HAP1_SCAFFOLD_90, whole genome shotgun sequence containing:
- the LOC137319824 gene encoding probable G-protein coupled receptor 139 is translated as MLLSIQLIYYPLLAAVGVPVNLLTMVILSRGKCGLSKCVTRYLVSMAAADLLVVIIDLILRQIPIIYRKLFAFLRHFPVCNIHAALLYAVTDCSVWFTVTFTFDRFVAICCQKLKTKYCTEKTANVVLGTVSVLSCSKNIFWYFMFEGRYLLSNNPWFCIDVTGVSTSPIWAVIELLHYILNPCVPFILILFLNVLTVRHILVASRARRRLRGHNSGDGPRDPEMESRRKSMILLFVISGNFIVLWVVFMLYSINRRLLYLARTSVILHPLFQEVGFMLQLLSCCTNTCIYAVTQAKFREQLKNVVKYPFTAIVKLIK